A genomic region of Pongo pygmaeus isolate AG05252 chromosome 7, NHGRI_mPonPyg2-v2.0_pri, whole genome shotgun sequence contains the following coding sequences:
- the NEFL gene encoding neurofilament light polypeptide translates to MSSFSYEPYYSTSYKRRYVETPRVHISSVRSGYSTARSAYSSYSAPVSSSLSVRRSYSSSSGSLMPSLENLDLSQVAAISNDLKSIRTQEKAQLQDLNDRFASFIERVHELEQQNKVLEAELLVLRQKHSEPSRFRALYEQEIRDLRLAAEDATNEKQALQGEREGLEETLRNLQARYEEEVLSREDAEGRLMEARKGADEAALARAELEKRIDSLMDEISFLKKVHEEEIAELQAQIQYAQISVEMDVTKPDLSAALKDIRAQYEKLAAKNMQNAEEWFKSRFTVLTESAAKNTDAVRAAKDEVSESRRLLKAKTLEIEACRGMNEALEKQLQELEDKQNADISAMQDTINKLENELRTTKSEMARYLKEYQDLLNVKMALDIEIAAYRKLLEGEETRLSFTSVGSITSGYSQSSQVFGRSAYGGLQTSSYLMSTRSFPSYYTSHVQEEQIEVEETIEAAKAEEAKDEPPSEGEAEEEEKDKEEAEEEEAAEEEEAAKEESEEAKEEEEGGEGEEGEETKEAEEEEKKVEGAGEEQAAKKKD, encoded by the exons ATGAGTTCCTTCAGCTACGAGCCCTACTACTCGACCTCCTACAAGCGGCGCTACGTGGAGACGCCCCGGGTGCACATCTCCAGCGTGCGCAGCGGCTACAGCACCGCACGCTCAGCTTACTCCAGCTACTCGGCGCCGGTGTCTTCCTCGCTGTCCGTGCGCCGCAGCTACTCCTCCAGCTCTGGATCGTTGATGCCCAGCCTGGAGAACCTCGACCTGAGCCAAGTAGCCGCCATCAGCAACGACCTCAAGTCCATCCGCACGCAGGAGAAGGCGCAGCTCCAGGACCTCAATGACCGCTTCGCCAGCTTCATCGAGCGCGTGCACGAGCTGGAGCAGCAGAACAAGGTCCTGGAAGCCGAGCTGCTGGTGTTGCGCCAGAAGCACTCCGAGCCATCCCGCTTCCGGGCGCTGTACGAGCAGGAGATCCGCGACCTGCGCCTGGCGGCGGAAGATGCCACCAACGAGAAGCAGGCGCTCCAGGGCGAGCGCGAAGGGCTGGAGGAGACCCTGCGCAACCTGCAGGCGCGCTATGAAGAGGAGGTGCTGAGCCGCGAGGACGCCGAGGGCCGGCTGATGGAAGCGCGCAAAGGCGCCGACGAGGCGGCGCTCGCTCGCGCCGAGCTCGAAAAGCGCATCGACAGCTTGATGGACGAAATCTCTTTTCTGAAGAAAGTGCACGAAGAGGAGATCGCCGAACTGCAGGCGCAGATCCAGTACGCGCAGATCTCCGTGGAGATGGACGTGACCAAGCCCGACCTCTCCGCCGCGCTCAAGGACATCCGCGCACAGTACGAGAAGCTGGCCGCCAAGAACATGCAGAACGCCGAGGAGTGGTTCAAGAGCCGCTTCACCGTGCTGACCGAGAGCGCCGCCAAGAACACCGACGCCGTGCGCGCCGCCAAGGACGAGGTGTCCGAGAGCCGTCGTCTGCTCAAGGCCAAGACCCTGGAAATCGAAGCATGCCGGGGCATGAACGAAGCGCTGGAGAAGCAGCTGCAGGAGCTGGAGGACAAGCAGAACGCCGACATCAGCGCTATGCAG GACACgatcaacaaattagaaaatgaattGAGGACCACAAAGAGTGAAATGGCACGATACCTAAAAGAATACCAAGACCTCCTCAACGTGAAGATGGCTTTGGATATTGAGATTGCAGCTTACAG GAAACTCTTGGAAGGCGAGGAGACCCGACTCAGTTTCACCAGCGTGGGAAGCATAACCAGTGGCTACTCCCAGAGCTCCCAGGTCTTTGGCCGATCTGCCTACGGTGGTTTACAGACCAGCTCCTATCTGATGTCCACCCGCTCCTTCCCGTCCTACTACACCAGCCATGTCCAAGAGGAGCAGATCGAAGTGGAGGAAACCATTGAGGCTGCCAAGGCTGAGGAAGCCAAGGATGAGCCCCCCTCTGAAGGAGAAGccgaggaggaggagaaggacaaggaagaggctgaggaagaggaggcagcTGAAGAGGAAGAAG CTGCCAAGGAAGAGTCTGAAgaagcaaaagaagaagaagaaggaggtgaAGGTGAAGAAGGAGAGGAAACCAAAGAAgctgaagaggaggagaagaaagttgAAGGTGCTGGGGAGGAACAAGCAGCTAAGAAGAAAGATTGA